The following proteins come from a genomic window of Musa acuminata AAA Group cultivar baxijiao chromosome BXJ1-7, Cavendish_Baxijiao_AAA, whole genome shotgun sequence:
- the LOC135678102 gene encoding large ribosomal subunit protein uL4-like produces MGLSRAHVTICTSTSVDEATSSIRTQPTVEIKTLPYTTFLYKLVNTLPPLAVVALSISEPYFGPPPNPSPRRHPRPMAAAVRPLVTVQPLEGDMATDAPAAVPLPDAFKVPIRPDVVRFVHDNLSKNRRQPYAVSKLAGHQTSAESWGTGRAVSRIPRVPGGGTHRAGQGAFGNMCRGGRMFAPTKTWRRWHRRVNVNMRRYAVASALAASAVPSLVLARGHRIESVPELPLVVSDSAEGVEKTASAIKILKQIGALPDAEKARDSQGIRPGKGKMRNRRYISRKGPLIVYGTEGSKIVKAFRNIETFSFVVGRD; encoded by the coding sequence ATGGGCCTCAGCCGGGCCCACGTAACCATTTGCACTAGCACATCGGTGGACGAGGCTACATCATCGATCAGAACCCAACCTACGGTCGAGATCAAAACCCTACCGTACACCACCTTCCTATATAAACTCGTTAACACTCTCCCGCCGCTGGCGGTCGTCGCCCTTTCCATCTCCGAACCCTATTTCGGGCCTCCTCCTAACCCCAGTCCCCGTCGCCATCCTCGTCCGATGGCTGCCGCAGTCCGGCCGCTCGTAACCGTGCAGCCCCTCGAGGGCGACATGGCCACCGACGCGCCCGCCGCCGTCCCCCTCCCTGACGCCTTCAAGGTGCCGATTCGCCCGGACGTCGTTCGCTTCGTGCACGACAACCTCTCTAAGAACAGACGTCAGCCTTACGCTGTCTCTAAGCTCGCCGGTCACCAGACCTCGGCCGAGTCCTGGGGCACTGGCCGCGCCGTCTCCCGTATCCCCCGTGTGCCAGGCGGCGGAACCCACCGCGCTGGCCAGGGTGCCTTCGGCAACATGTGCCGCGGCGGCCGCATGTTCGCCCCCACCAAGACCTGGCGCCGCTGGCACCGCCGCGTGAACGTCAACATGCGCCGCTACGCCGTCGCCTCCGCCCTCGCCGCTTCCGCTGTCCCCTCCCTTGTTCTCGCCCGCGGTCACCGCATTGAGTCTGTCCCCGAGCTGCCCCTCGTGGTCTCTGATTCCGCTGAGGGCGTCGAGAAGACTGCCTCAGCCATCAAGATTCTCAAGCAGATCGGCGCCCTCCCAGATGCCGAGAAGGCCAGGGACAGCCAAGGAATCCGTCCTGGCAAGGGGAAGATGCGGAACCGACGCTACATCTCGCGTAAAGGCCCCCTGATCGTCTATGGCACCGAGGGTTCCAAGATCGTCAAAGCCTTCCGCAACATAGAAACCTTTTCTTTTGTGGTGGGAAGAGATTAA
- the LOC103990935 gene encoding calcium-dependent protein kinase 10-like produces MGNICVGPRLSKNGFFQSVSATLWRNRTNKDPLPAEHGKATGEGTSAILAATPSKPVTDAPQPVLIEETKPSKVPEADANPAPHGNPTDQPKKPTHIRRASSAAGLQADFVLKSKTENLKEIYSLGRKLGQGQFGTTYLCVEKATGKEYACKSILKWKLTTEEDVEDVRREIQIMHHLSGHPNVISIKEAYEDAVAVHVVMELCAGGELFDRIIQKGHYTERKAAELARVIVGVVEACHSMGVMHRDLKPENFLFVNQMEDAPLKTIDFGLSIFFKPGEIFTDVVGSPYYVAPEVLKKMYGPAADVWSAGVIIYILLSGVPPFWAETEQGIFEEVLHGSLDFQSDPWPSISESAKDLVRKMLVKDPRRRLTAHQVLCHPWVQIDGVAPDKPLDSAVLSRLKQFSAMNKLKKMAIRVIAEHLSEDEIAGLKEMFKMIDTDNSGHITFEELKAGFERVGACLKESEVYALMQAADVDNNGTIDYGEFIAATLHLNKIEREDHLFAAFSYFDKDGSGYITQDELQQACEELGVEAVHLDDMIKEVDQNNDGRVDYNEFVAMMQNGNDGFGKKGMQTTFSMGFREALKLG; encoded by the exons ATGGGGAATATATGCGTTGGGCCGAGGCTCTCGAAGAATGGCTTCTTTCAATCAGTATCGGCTACTCTCTGGCGTAACCGAACGAACAAGGATCCTCTTCCAGCTGAGCATGGCAAGGCCACTGGCGAGGGAACCTCAGCTATTCTAGCAGCTACACCATCTAAACCGGTTACCGATGCTCCCCAACCGGTTTTGATTGAAGAGACAAAGCCGTCCAAAGTCCCTGAAGCAGATGCCAACCCGGCACCTCATGGAAATCCTACGGACCAACCCAAGAAGCCCACCCATATCAGGAGAGCCTCTAGTGCGGCTGGACTTCAGGCAGACTTTGTATTGAAGAGCAAAACTGAGAATTTGAAGGAGATTTACAGCTTAGGACGCAAGCTTGGGCAAGGGCAGTTCGGGACAACGTATCTCTGTGTCGAGAAGGCAACCGGAAAGGAATATGCTTGCAAATCCATCTTGAAGTGGAAGTTGACGACAGAGGAGGATGTGGAGGATGTTAGGAGGGAGATCCAGATAATGCATCATCTGTCTGGTCACCCGAATGTTATTTCCATCAAAGAGGCCTACGAAGATGCCGTGGCTGTTCATGTAGTTATGGAGTTGTGTGCTGGGGGTGAGTTATTTGATAGGATAATCCAGAAGGGGCATTACACAGAAAGAAAGGCTGCTGAGCTTGCAAGGGTGATTGTGGGAGTCGTGGAAGCTTGTCATTCGATGGGAGTCATGCATCGTGATCTCAAgcctgaaaattttctttttgtcaacCAAATGGAGGATGCACCTCTTAAGACTATTGATTTTGGATTGTCAATTTTCTTCAAACCAg GAGAAATATTCACTGATGTGGTTGGTAGCCCTTACTATGTTGCACCAGAAGTCCTGAAGAAAATGTATGGTCCAGCTGCTGATGTCTGGAGTGCCGGGGTGATCatttatattcttcttagtgGCGTCCCTCCATTTTGGGCTG AGACTGAGCAAGGCATATTTGAGGAGGTTTTACATGGCTCACTCGACTTTCAGTCAGATCCATGGCCTAGCATCTCAGAAAGTGCCAAAGATCTGGTAAGAAAAATGCTTGTTAAGGACCCCAGGAGGCGGTTGACTGCCCATCAAGTTCTAT GTCATCCCTGGGTTCAGATTGATGGAGTGGCTCCTGATAAGCCTCTGGATTCTGCAGTTCTCTCTCGCTTGAAACAATTCTCTGCAATGAACAAACTCAAAAAGATGGCTATCAGA GTTATTGCTGAACATCTTTCTGAGGATGAAATTGCTGGCCTTAAAGAGATGTTTAAGATGATAGATACAGACAATAGTGGACATATTACCTTTGAAGAACTCAAGGCTGGATTTGAAAGGGTTGGTGCTTGTCTCAAGGAGTCAGAAGTTTATGCTCTTATGCAGGCG GCAGATGTTGATAACAACGGGACAATCGATTATGGTGAATTTATTGCTGCCACTTTACATCTAAACAAGATAGAGAGGGAGGATCACTTGTTTGCTGCTTTCTCATACTTCGACAAGGATGGAAGCGGTTACATAACTCAAGATGAGCTGCAGCAGGCTTGTGAAGAGTTAGGTGTAGAAGCCGTGCACCTAGATGACATGATCAAAGAAGTGGATCAAAATAAT GATGGACGTGTAGATTACAATGAATTTGTGGCCATGATGCAAAATGGAAACGATGGATTTGGCAAGAAAGGGATGCAGACTACCTTCAGTATGGGTTTTAGGGAGGCTTTGAAGCTGGGTTGA
- the LOC103990932 gene encoding uncharacterized protein LOC103990932, producing MFCAVRLDKKISVSRHWNATGVMKFKEGDWVEAFRRNEEPYGSWFPSKVLSVDVDKCAVRCELSATPDGRPIIEKVHERDVRPCPPHAPGTEHWMVGDIVEVFDAHSWRVGKIAKVLSDDYVVTKIFGSIQLKEFHVSNLRSRRAWQNNHWVMINKRTLQGHLKPQHISIHDDEIRGTGKKRKASSKNEIYNLLDRRILQRKLDGVKFSKSTVRENAILLKSARDRINMYTQMEADKVSSDAHFRNSSAVPTKVTEEIAECSVASCSGNDIIETANQNSRRHTRDIARNTFDHVMSLCPHEGGRESQRISGDKLAASIHELELHAYQSTMQALYASGPLSWEQESLLTNLRLSLNISNEEHLFHLRQLLSTEVL from the exons ATGTTCTGTGCTGTTCGTCTGGATAAAAAGATTTCCGTGTCACGACATTGGAATGCTACG GGAGTAATGAAGTTCAAAGAAGGTGATTGGGTGGAGGCCTTTAGAAGAAATGAGGAGCCATATGGCTCCTGGTTCCCTTCAAAAGTTCTATCGGTTGATGTTGATAAGTGTGCTGTAAGATGTGAGCTATCTGCAACTCCAGATGGAAGGCCCATAATAGAAAAGGTGCATGAAAGAGATGTCAGGCCTTGCCCTCCCCATGCTCCTGGCACGGAGCATTGGATGGTTGGCGACATTGTTGAGGTGTTTGATGCACATTCTTGGAGGGTGGGAAAGATTGCTAAGGTCCTCAGTGATGATTATGTTGTGACCAAAATCTTTGGTTCGATCCAGCTTAAAGAGTTCCATGTATCTAATCTGAGGTCTCGACGAGCTTGGCAGAACAACCACTGGGTTATGATCAACAAG AGAACTCTGCAGGGGCATCTCAAACCCCAGCATATCTCAATTCATGATGATGAGATAAGAGGCACCGGCAAGAAAAGGAAGGCTAGTTCAAAAAATGAAATTTATAACCTGCTTGACAGAAGAATACTGCAACGAAAATTAGATGGTGTTAAATTCTCAAAATCTACAGTTCGTGAAAATGCTATACTCCTTAAATCTGCTAGAGACAGAATAAATATGTATACTCAGATGGAAGCTGATAAGGTGTCATCAGATGCGCATTTCAGAAATTCATCTGCAGTACCTACAAAGGTTACTGAAGAGATTGCTGAATGCTCTGTTGCTAGTTGTAGTGGTAATGATATAATAGAAACCGCTAATCAAAATAGTAGAAGACATACCAGGGATATTGCCAGAAATACTTTTGATCATGTCATGTCTTTGTGCCCACATGAAGGTGGGAGAGAGAGCCAAAGGATTTCTGGAGACAAGTTAGCTGCCAGTATTCACGAATTAGAGCTACATGCATATCAATCTACCATGCAAGCGTTGTATGCATCCGGTCCTTTGAGTTGGGAACAGGAGTCACTTCTAACAAATCTTCGTCTCTCACTAAATATTTCTAACGAAGAGCATTTATTTCACTTGAGGCAGCTATTATCTACTGAAGTTCTTTGA
- the LOC135678103 gene encoding calmodulin-like protein 11, producing MDLLTEEQISEFQEAFCLFDKDGDGCITLEELGTVIKSLGQNPSEEELHEMIREVDSDGNGTIEFGEFLNLMSRKVKETNVEEELKEAFKVFDKDQNGYISASELRNVMMNLGEKLTDEEVDQMIREADLDGDGQVNYEEFVRMMMAV from the exons ATGGATCTTCTGACAGAGGAGCAGATCAGTGAGTTCCAAGAAGCTTTCTGCCTCTTCGACAAAGATGGAGACG GGTGCATCACGCTGGAAGAGCTTGGCACGGTCATCAAATCATTGGGTCAGAACCCGAGCGAAGAGGAGTTGCATGAAATGATCCGGGAAGTAGACTCGGACGGCAATGGAACCATAGAGTTCGGGGAGTTCTTGAATCTGATGTCCAGAAAAGTGAAG GAGACTAATGTGGAGGAAGAACTGAAGGAAGCATTCAAGGTCTTCGACAAAGATCAAAATGGCTATATTTCAGCTAGCGAG CTGAGGAATGTGATGATGAATCTGGGAGAGAAGTTAACAGACGAGGAGGTGGATCAGATGATCAGAGAGGCCGACCTGGACGGAGATGGGCAAGTCAATTACGAGGAATTCGTGCGAATGATGATGGCTGTCTGA